From Vicinamibacterales bacterium, one genomic window encodes:
- a CDS encoding N(4)-(beta-N-acetylglucosaminyl)-L-asparaginase, whose amino-acid sequence MRKKINRREFVLAGAATAGLGVGPRKAFGRAPAVQTAGVKPVVVASGNGHRSRNSDGETCVEVAFRKMTAGDDVLDSLIAGVNIVELDPNDASVGYGGRPNADGVVQLDSCCMHGPKRQAGGVGALEGVRAPSLVAKAVMDHTDHHLLVGDGAQQFARNMGFNIEADLNTDNSRRQYLEWKRRTDPGHYLNPEERLEAGIQAGLDMVAEGIIPEEEYWGTINCDGINGQGEICGVTTTSGLSWKIPGRVGDSPILGAGLYVDGTYGAAGSTGRGEANLYNLTSYLIVENLRNGLSPKDAGMAGLKRIQENTVESRLLNDEGNPSFGINFYIVNAKGEYAGVSLYESERSRYAVCTENGAELAPLEGLLQRSNG is encoded by the coding sequence ATGCGGAAAAAGATTAACCGTAGAGAATTTGTGCTAGCTGGTGCGGCGACGGCGGGATTAGGCGTGGGACCACGTAAGGCCTTTGGCCGGGCCCCGGCCGTGCAAACGGCAGGCGTGAAGCCAGTGGTTGTGGCGTCTGGAAACGGTCATCGTTCCAGAAATAGTGACGGAGAGACCTGTGTTGAGGTTGCCTTCCGCAAAATGACTGCCGGCGATGACGTTCTTGATTCGCTAATTGCCGGCGTAAACATCGTTGAGCTCGATCCAAATGACGCAAGCGTCGGGTATGGGGGTCGTCCAAACGCAGATGGTGTAGTGCAGCTCGATTCTTGCTGCATGCATGGTCCGAAACGGCAAGCCGGTGGCGTCGGTGCGCTCGAAGGTGTGCGTGCTCCCTCCCTTGTGGCTAAAGCGGTGATGGATCACACCGACCATCACCTTCTAGTCGGAGATGGCGCCCAACAGTTCGCCAGAAATATGGGCTTCAATATCGAGGCTGACCTGAACACTGACAATTCGCGGCGGCAATACCTGGAATGGAAGCGGCGCACCGACCCTGGCCATTATCTTAATCCTGAAGAACGACTGGAAGCAGGCATCCAAGCAGGGCTTGATATGGTCGCTGAGGGGATTATTCCTGAAGAGGAATACTGGGGCACGATCAATTGTGACGGCATTAATGGACAAGGAGAGATTTGTGGAGTGACCACCACGAGCGGATTGTCCTGGAAGATCCCGGGTCGCGTCGGTGATTCACCAATCTTGGGAGCCGGACTCTATGTCGATGGAACCTACGGTGCAGCTGGGTCGACTGGTCGTGGCGAAGCAAACCTCTATAATCTCACCTCATATCTGATTGTTGAGAATCTTCGCAACGGCCTGAGTCCTAAGGATGCGGGCATGGCAGGACTTAAGCGGATTCAGGAGAATACGGTCGAGTCTCGCCTCCTAAACGATGAAGGAAACCCTTCGTTTGGAATTAACTTTTACATTGTTAACGCCAAGGGCGAGTATGCCGGCGTTTCACTCTACGAGAGCGAGCGGAGCCGATATGCAGTCTGCACAGAAAACGGGGCGGAACTGGCTCCGCTAGAAGGGTTGCTCCAGCGCTCAAATGGTTAG
- a CDS encoding phosphotransferase produces MVLTKRARFESCCPGVFFLDEHDLDGLGLYLQDKKWLTGEEFLLSASKPGEGNMNYTLRVKTSTRRMILKQARPWVEKYDDIAAPSERAVVEGLFYRLIEHIPALQARMPRLLGFDSQSRLLMLEDIGTGSDYTGLYAGETLTSQELETLINFLGTLHASFLGSNRDGRFNNQAMRQLNHQHIFQIPLEQENGLDLNMITPGLSELAGELSNDNDYVNAVTELGKLYLQSGDALVHGDFFPGSWLHSESGPRIIDPEFCFFGPPEFDFGVLIGHLHLSNQPTELIDRALRAYSASCSNLPKSTKLLRQFAGVEIMRRLIGVAQLPLSADLGRKQMLLTQSRRLVFS; encoded by the coding sequence ATGGTGCTGACAAAGCGAGCTAGATTTGAGTCCTGTTGTCCCGGCGTCTTTTTTTTGGATGAACACGACCTCGACGGTCTCGGGCTCTATTTGCAAGATAAGAAATGGCTGACTGGCGAGGAGTTCCTCCTATCCGCTTCAAAGCCAGGCGAAGGCAATATGAACTACACCCTGCGGGTGAAGACTTCTACGAGACGTATGATTCTCAAGCAGGCTCGTCCATGGGTTGAGAAATATGATGACATCGCGGCGCCTTCAGAGCGTGCGGTAGTGGAAGGCCTGTTCTACCGTTTGATAGAGCATATTCCAGCCCTTCAGGCTCGGATGCCCAGACTCCTGGGTTTCGATTCTCAGTCTAGGCTCCTTATGCTTGAGGATATCGGAACCGGCTCTGATTACACGGGCCTGTATGCCGGTGAGACATTGACGTCGCAGGAGTTAGAGACGCTCATCAACTTCCTGGGCACTCTTCACGCTTCGTTCCTTGGCTCTAATCGGGATGGCCGATTCAATAATCAAGCCATGCGGCAACTGAACCATCAACACATCTTTCAGATCCCATTAGAGCAGGAGAATGGACTCGATTTGAATATGATCACACCTGGTCTTTCAGAATTGGCAGGCGAGTTGAGTAACGACAATGATTACGTAAATGCGGTGACAGAGCTTGGCAAGTTATATCTACAGAGTGGAGACGCTCTGGTGCACGGCGACTTTTTTCCAGGAAGTTGGCTTCATTCAGAGAGCGGTCCTCGAATTATTGACCCAGAATTCTGTTTCTTTGGACCACCGGAGTTCGATTTTGGCGTGTTGATTGGGCATTTACATTTGTCGAATCAGCCTACAGAACTGATCGATCGAGCCCTTCGGGCATACTCCGCCTCCTGCTCGAATCTCCCAAAGTCGACTAAGCTGCTGCGACAGTTTGCGGGGGTAGAGATCATGCGCCGTTTGATTGGAGTTGCGCAGCTTCCGCTCTCTGCCGACCTTGGCCGAAAGCAAATGCTCTTGACCCAATCACGACGGTTGGTGTTTTCGTAA
- the thrC gene encoding threonine synthase — translation MPYRAQFRCIAGCDGEHALTEPIYRCPTCNDLLEVEHDLAALGNLPPKSWKQLFDDRYKRTTWPYGSSVWGKKEWVCPDLEDDNIVSMDEGGTNLLWAERFGNEIGLKDLWIKLCGNSHSGSFKDLGMTVLVSVVRQMISEGRTIQAIACASTGDTSAALAAYSAAAGIPAIVILPRGKVSSAQLLQPLANGATVFALDTDFDGCMAIVQRLAAEKRIYLANSMNSLRLEGQKTVAIEITQQFDWEVPDVLIIPGGNLGNVSALGAGLDMMEALGLTKKRPRIVVAQAAKANPLYRAYKDRWNFEPVHAESTQASAIQIGNPVSIKKAITTLQRYEGVVEQATEAELADAAAQADLTGMFNCPHTGVALAALIKLRRGGKISPEERVVVISTANGLKFTDFKRAYHNQELSDIQPAYACSPIELPDDYDTVCQAVDEASGQTSH, via the coding sequence ATGCCATACCGTGCCCAATTTCGCTGCATCGCTGGCTGCGACGGCGAGCATGCCCTCACAGAGCCTATTTATCGTTGCCCAACCTGTAACGACTTACTAGAAGTCGAGCACGATTTGGCGGCCCTAGGCAATCTGCCTCCAAAGAGCTGGAAGCAACTCTTCGACGATCGGTACAAGCGGACAACCTGGCCTTACGGCTCTTCTGTTTGGGGCAAGAAAGAGTGGGTGTGCCCAGACCTTGAGGACGACAATATTGTTTCGATGGATGAGGGAGGAACAAATCTTCTATGGGCGGAGCGGTTCGGTAACGAGATCGGTCTTAAAGACCTGTGGATCAAGCTTTGTGGCAACTCGCACAGCGGGTCCTTTAAGGACCTTGGGATGACTGTTCTCGTCTCGGTGGTGCGGCAAATGATTTCTGAGGGGCGGACGATCCAGGCGATTGCCTGCGCCTCCACCGGAGACACGTCGGCCGCCCTAGCGGCCTACTCCGCTGCAGCCGGTATCCCAGCGATTGTGATTTTGCCACGAGGTAAGGTTTCCAGTGCTCAACTCTTGCAACCACTAGCCAACGGCGCCACGGTGTTTGCACTCGACACAGATTTTGACGGTTGCATGGCCATTGTCCAGCGCCTCGCGGCAGAGAAGAGGATCTATTTAGCCAACTCAATGAACAGTCTTCGTCTCGAAGGCCAAAAGACCGTTGCGATCGAAATCACGCAACAGTTCGACTGGGAAGTGCCCGACGTTCTCATTATTCCCGGGGGCAACCTCGGAAACGTAAGCGCCCTAGGGGCAGGTCTCGATATGATGGAGGCTCTTGGCCTCACGAAAAAACGTCCTAGAATTGTGGTTGCCCAGGCAGCCAAAGCTAATCCCTTATACCGCGCTTACAAGGACCGCTGGAATTTTGAGCCGGTTCATGCAGAGAGCACTCAAGCCTCAGCGATACAAATTGGAAATCCCGTTTCTATCAAAAAAGCGATTACGACGCTTCAGCGATACGAGGGTGTCGTTGAACAGGCGACGGAAGCGGAATTGGCCGATGCCGCAGCTCAGGCAGACCTCACGGGCATGTTCAACTGTCCCCACACTGGTGTTGCTCTCGCAGCGCTTATTAAGCTCCGACGGGGCGGGAAGATTAGTCCGGAGGAACGAGTTGTCGTAATTTCGACAGCCAACGGGCTCAAATTTACAGATTTTAAACGCGCTTACCATAATCAAGAACTGTCTGATATTCAGCCCGCCTACGCCTGCAGCCCGATAGAGCTTCCTGACGATTACGACACCGTTTGCCAGGCAGTGGACGAGGCCTCAGGGCAGACTTCTCACTAG